The Castanea sativa cultivar Marrone di Chiusa Pesio chromosome 4, ASM4071231v1 sequence GGCCTTCAAGTGTTTTTCCTTATTGGGTATTCACTTCCTGAACAATCCATCATCTCTTGTGTGTGTGAGATTGTTCATGTGATTGTTTGATTTACTGATTTATCTAAATAGCACAATAATCAGATTAGTTAACTATTTGGACTGTTAATTGCAAAATCGATATAATTTGTAGTAAAATGTGCATAAGAGTCTAAAGGTAACTTTTGGATTCCGTAAAACACTCAATTCTAGATATTCTATTTGCCTATGTGGGAATCTAATAACATGCATAGCCTTAAAAGAAGCTCTGTGTTGTGTGTCAAGTCCGGTAAGCACGTTTTATCCCCAAAGAAAAAATTCCAATAAGCACGTTATTTTGTTAGTTGATCTTCGAATCTTGAAATATTCACGTGCATTTTTCTCAAATGAAAATGTTTCTAACAGTTAACCTACATTATAATGACAATAGAGAGACTATCTGGTGCGAGAACTTAAGAAAACTGTATATTGAATATAATTTGAATCACATTTTGAAAAGTACAAAAAGGATTTGAAGAAAACTATATATTGAATCACACTCACAATAATACAAGGGGTCACAATCTAGTgttatttgaattaaataaattcaaGAAAAAGCTTTAATCAATTTAAACACTGTCTAACGAACAGtcgttttttcttattttatttgaaactgAGACAATCTCGAACAAACAGAATTATCTGTAAACCAGATGTTTTCTTTATTGAGCGATTTCTCTACCTCCCTCAACTTCAAGTATAAGCAGAATTTGTACAGTCCAGTTATTATACCAAAAAAGTCATCTAAATTTTTTCCATCTTACTCAAATAAGTTTTCGTTGCATAGTGTGTACAAATACAAACTGCCCATTATAAATGaaagcataatttttttcaagttttaaatcATGATTAAAAGTTGTGTTTTTAGTTATAATGGGCGATGAATGGCAACGGAGTGGAGCAGGGTCAAAGGATGAGGATTTCATCCACACTCCGCAAAGTTTTATCTTACTCcatccccaccccaccccaccccccccccccccacatgATAGGGCAAACTTCCTTTCTACACCCTCATCCCTTAAAACACTATTTGTGTCGATTTGCCTTGCCCCACACAggttacagttttttttttttatataaaatcgatttcaataatataaatatactaaaaattataaataaatttatcacatcaaataaaaactaattttaagtaataattgaataatattattcaaagtgtttaataagaaaatatcataaccaaaaaaacaagttttaatatatatatatatatatatatatatatatatacacatttaaatactttttttataaaagaatatgCATTTAAATACTTAGTAATACAAACTAAGTTTTTTTAACACCAACAGTTTAATAGTACATAAAAACtcctaatctatatatataataataggtaaagttgagagaaaatctaattagatttcaaattaaaatctaattttgtaccacgtgttccatctaatctaaacttttaaatttttgtgccaaatgagttaattcaatgtaaaaattagatttcaattagagtttaattttacaaCATGTGTCCCaattaatctaagtttttttaatttttgtgtcaaatgaattaatttagtgtaaaaaacaaagagtctaatataaataaaccataaaaatacataattttggaTTGATTTcatatttatgagcctttttttttataaaactaaaaacaattcaagtttataagtcatctatatatatatatatatatatatatatatatatatatatatatatatatatgtcccatctaatcgaaattttttaatttttgtgctaaatgaattaatttagtgtagaaaacgaggagttcaataatcatatatctaacactatatataaaattagaggaagagagagtttgaataattttatatttatgagcttttTTTATATcacaaaaaacaattcaaatttataagttatatatatatatatatatatatatatatattaataggtaacatttagagaaaatccaattagattctacaattaAAGTcgaattttgcgccatgtgtcctaaattatttatttttagatagagttttatttcttaattttggaatcaaatgtgggaccatatcataaatattcagTCAAGTGAGCtattgtgtacaaaaaccaaagagtttagaattaataaacataaaaatatgtaaaaaaaaatgacaatttacattttttacctaataacattcttagagcatccacagtagTGGAGCTAAGaaattagctttttagctctacaaaaagttactttatctattttacctattcaCTTTACAAAATATGCTACagtagtggatctattttagctttcaacacaataaaataatatatcaactacaataaaataatatatcccccACAAACTTCTCATATTTTCTTAGAGTTTCTTGGTAGCCAAACATAGCAACCCACACCCAACACAGCACAaacatccaccaccaccaccaccaatccatagaaaaaaaaaaagaaaaaaaaaaaaaccaaatcctCAATCTagaccaaacaaaatcaccaacTGGAGACAAACCCACGCGTCGATGCTACCCACGCTATCAACATCCTCGCCGATGCTTTGGTTTCTAATTACGCTACATCCCTCTCTTGGCTTCGATCTCATCACTCTACCTGTGGGTCTGAGGCGGATGGTGGATCGGCGGCGTGGGTTTGAACTGATTGGCAGCTTAGGACGGCTAGTGGATCGGTGACGTTGGGCTTCGGTGGCGGCGACATTAACGATGAGTCAGTCCGGCGACAATAAACAGAGTGAGCTTGAGAGACCGGAGttgagagagtgagcttgagagagatGAGCTTCAGATGAGAGATGAGCTTCAGATGAGAGATGAGagtgaatgagagagagaggtacaTGTATCTATATATGTGCACTATAGctgaaagctaaaaaaaaatagctataCTGCTATTGCTGCAAggtgattttttgtgttttgatgaatctaaaatagttatatagttatttagctccactgttgCAAGTGCTCCAAAACTTtttaaggaattaaaaaaaatgactatcaataatatttaaattatatatgtaagaattatactaaGCACTTTAATATgtatcttttaaatatattcatatatatgaatttaattacaAGCTATTACATATTAATATACATATTGCCTAATTCGTAATTTCCACTTTATTTCACCATAATGCGGGATGAGACTAGGCGGTACAAAATGGTCATCCTAAGTCGTAATCACGTGCAAAAGGTTGAGCCTATGCTGGACTTACAATTCAAAAACACATGGAtggcttatcaaaaaaaaaaaaaaaacacatggaTGGACTATAGTGTCAAGAGACGTTTTCAATATGGAGGAGAAGTTGGTCCAGTTCCAAAAGCAGCATCCATAGTACAGCAACTctctcaaaagtcaaaactcaAGTATAGTTAAGACTCGACTAGGAGGCGCCAGTGCGCCACTATTAAATAGTGTTTGTTTATTAAACTGTCTTTCTCAACTCCCATTACTTGGAACTCCCTCCCTCAAGTTCTGCACCCCCACCAGTGGAGTTGAGTCTGAGATACCCACTTTCAACTCACCACCCAGTCCCAGTGTTCTTTCTCAGACTCTTTACTCTGACTTACAATACATAAGTCCACCCTTCACCAATGCACCCATCAATATTCCTTCTTCCCCAGCTCTAATGGCCATTTCCATTTCTCCCAAACCCCCATACTTACCATTCTACTCTTCTCTCCCCTCCTCCTTTTCTCTCACTCTACCACTTAAACCCAAATCCAGGCAAGCtctgcatctctctctctttgacaaaCACACACACTGAGTTTACTgatctctctctgtttctttccATTTCAGGTCCCTCAAGCTCCTCTGCTGTCTCTCCCTCGAACACCAACAACCAAATGAGCAAATACCCACCACGCAAAATGATGCCACTGACACTCTCCGTGTGGTCTTCGCCGCTGGTGGCACTGGTGGCCACATATATCCTGCAGTCGCCATAGCCGACGAGCTCAAAATCACCGACCCCAACGTCCAAATCCTCTTCCTAGGCACACCCGATAGCATGGAAAGCGCCGGAATCCCCTCCACTGGCTATGCCTTCGCCCCCGTCCCCGCCTCTCCCCTAGCTCGACCTTTTATCTCCCCACGAAACCTCTTGCTCCCCATCCGTTTGATAAAAAGCCTGACCCAAAGTCATCGAAAACTTTCGGAATTTGATCCTCATATTGTTGTTGGTACTGGCGGGTACGTCTCATTCCCAATATGCCTAGCTGCTTGGCTGAAAGGCATTAAGGTTGTGATCCAAGAGCAGAACTCAGTTCCAGGGATTGCCAATTGGGTTCTTTCATTCTTGGCTGAGGTTATTTTCGTGGCGTTTAATTCGACCATTGATTGTTTTCCAAGGAAGAATAAATGTGTGGTGTGTGGGAATCCGGTGAGGATGGCATTGAGGCATTACGTGCCAAAGGCAGCAGCAAGGTTGAGGTTCTTTCCTAAGTCAGGGAAGGAGGGGGATTTAAAGGGAAAGGTTTTGTTGGTGCTTGGAGGGTCTTTGGGTGCTAATTCTATTAATATTGCTATGTTGAATTTGTATTATCAGATGCTGCTACAAAACAACAACTTGTTTATTATATGGCAGACTGGAGTTGAGTCTTATAATGAGATGGAGAGCCTTGTAAAAACTCACCCACATTTGTATTTGACGCCGTAAGTAGTTTTCTGTATGAATGAGATACAATCTATTTGTTAGTCTATTGATGATTCCATCACTTTTGAGTGTTTCTGTAAATGCAATTTCTTGCTGCCTTGTTGGTTTGAAGTGAACTTGGTAATATATTTAGTTAACAATTTTGTGACAAAAAATGGTGTGTAACATGCCAGATTTTCGCTGCTGAACAATAAGATAGTGAAAAGCACACGATAGAATCAAACTGGTTTTTCTGTATGATCATGAAGAAGCATGAAATTTTACTCTCTCGTATAGAATGTATTTTGTTTAACTTTTTAGGATCTTTCTACATCCCAATCTTAGTGCTAAGGAGCTGCTTTGCATGATGCATTATGTCTGCCTCCCCCCCCATCATCAGTTGAAAAGGTCTTTATATACAGGCATGTAGCCtacaattttttagattttcctGTATGTATCCAATTTTGTATCCTAAGTCAATTCAACCAACCATTTAGACTTCTGGGTTGTAATATCTCTTTTCCCTACGCTCCATAGCTGCTGCCCTGGCCTACCTCTGCTAATCCTCTCCTATTTTTTTCAACTCAGTATAAGTTTTGGTGGAAAGCAATGAATATGACCAATATGGTGAAATCACTTAAATTGgtcaaattcatcaaatggtGTCCAACAATGCTGATagattcaaattttcatgaaGCACTCATCAGACAACTTATATAACTACGggattctttcttctttccatTGTCTACTTTAAGGTCTAGACATATTCTGCTTTAGTTGTAATGATCTATAACATTTATTTGCACTCCTGTTCCTACTAACAATTTTCTCACCATCATTTTAAGTTTGACTTCAATAATTATGATctgatttataaatttatgaCCTGCTTTTAACTTAGGAAGCTCAAATAGAATGGTTGTCTTCAGGAGTAATTCATAATCTACTTGGTTATTAGTTCTGTTTAGTCTAATATGACTCTGTTTTATGAAGGTTTATGCACTCTATGGATTTGGCATATGCAGCTGCAGACCTTATCATTTCTAGAGCCGGTGCTATGACTTGCTCTGAGATCTTGGCCACTGGGAAACCTTCTATTCTGGTAAAGaaacttcatttttcatttcctttttgaatttaagaaaaaaaatttaaaaattttttttttaattttttttaatttccttttacaTTGTACTAATTTTCATATATGAGGTGATAACATTTTGGGATCTAATTTGACAAATCAAGTAGgatagtgtttttatttttttgcatttcaTGATGGGTATCTAAATCTGCACCAACAATTTACATGAAAAGGAAatgttttgaagtttgaattaATCATCTAATACTTTCATCTTGTCaattttgatgatttgatcTTAGTGATTCATGTattcatttattcatttattagttattacctCTCAAAAAAGATGATTTATGATTATTTAAGTGGTTCTGCTTCTTCTAGGAAGATTCGGGGAGATGGAAGAAgtaaaatcaaattataataacaatggttaatttttttttttttttaaaggtgcTAACTACCTTTATACTTGTTGGAAGGTCCAGAAGATATTATCCTTAAAAAATCTATTGACGTTAGGCACAATGCAGCTCTTTTTGAATGCATGTGCTCTAATGATGCTGATCAGGTTTTTTTCTGTACTGAATCTAGGAACTGCATCTGACTGACATACATGCCTGATGagcatataaaattaaaaacttaatcaATAATAGACATGTTTGAGTTTTGGATATGAATCTAAGTTTTACTGGGGAAGTCTCAGTCT is a genomic window containing:
- the LOC142630344 gene encoding uncharacterized protein LOC142630344, translating into MAISISPKPPYLPFYSSLPSSFSLTLPLKPKSRSLKLLCCLSLEHQQPNEQIPTTQNDATDTLRVVFAAGGTGGHIYPAVAIADELKITDPNVQILFLGTPDSMESAGIPSTGYAFAPVPASPLARPFISPRNLLLPIRLIKSLTQSHRKLSEFDPHIVVGTGGYVSFPICLAAWLKGIKVVIQEQNSVPGIANWVLSFLAEVIFVAFNSTIDCFPRKNKCVVCGNPVRMALRHYVPKAAARLRFFPKSGKEGDLKGKVLLVLGGSLGANSINIAMLNLYYQMLLQNNNLFIIWQTGVESYNEMESLVKTHPHLYLTPFMHSMDLAYAAADLIISRAGAMTCSEILATGKPSILIPSPNVAEGHQFRNASLLADLADCKVITEDELDSTTLAIAIEEILGDESKMADMSERALKAAKPNASAEIAQHILSLVNLSTVKEMQ